A single Garra rufa chromosome 9, GarRuf1.0, whole genome shotgun sequence DNA region contains:
- the LOC141342061 gene encoding uncharacterized protein — translation MIKCFQSSYLQLLYLLIAALIECEAQTERPCKQIHQLSINHFQGENMSITCLTPTHPLQSLTVKLRETNQDKDILMYPDLSPVSEHQRWSVRKDAGNVTLDLKDIRLSDGGLYDCQVYKDQDCLYATQFNLKVKECKTLNAVHAMLNSSALLPCSEHPLQNRTEQVTWKVVIGHQPIDISQYRPPNKPSSSSEKLPNPLYERVRQLASGSLLIRDVVHTDDLWYQCRVNEKTCYEVNLLTKAHSTSNSTTELETLSTTLLSTDSAENAFSQAESNSDKTETVTVNLTVVVMTTIMFLCVLISLSACAILYFKKRRCKTNSQTQLNSRFSVYYSHVTDGFDVPLYSLVEHNTRTMTTFGVQKSEDSAFKPDDMYEKITL, via the exons ATGATTAAGTGTTTTCAGTCTTCGTATTTGCAACTTCTCTATCTTCTAATAGCAGCTTTAATAGAATGCGAAG CTCAAACAGAGAGACCCTGCAAGCAGATTCATCAGTTGAGCATTAACCATTTTCAGGGTGAAAACATGTCTATTACTTGCCTAACACCAACCCACCCGCTGCAGTCTCTAACAGTGAAACTGCGCGAGACCAACCAAGATAAAGACATCCTCATGTATCCAGACCTCTCTCCAGTATCAGAGCACCAGAGGTGGTCTGTGAGAAAAGATGCTGGAAATGTTACACTTGATCTGAAAGACATCAGATTATCCGATGGTGGCCTTTATGACTGTCAGGTCTACAAGGATCAGGACTGCCTTTATGCAACTCAGTTTAACTTGAAGGTCAAAG AGTGCAAAACTTTGAACGCTGTCCATGCAATGTTAAACTCTTCAGCACTGCTGCCATGCTCTGAGCATCCTTTACAAAACAGAACTGAACAAGTTACTTGGAAAGTCGTTATTGGTCACCAACCAATAGATATATCCCAGTATCGCCCACCAAACAAGCCCTCAAGCAGCTCAGAAAAACTTCCAAATCCTCTATATGAGAGAGTAAGACAACTAGCGAGCGGGTCTCTGCTTATAAGAGATGTAGTCCACACTGATGATTTGTGGTATCAGTGCAGAGTAAATGAAAAAACCTGCTATGAAGTGAACCTGCTGACGAAAG CTCATAGTACATCTAATTCGACGACGGAATTGGAAACACTTTCCACAACTTTGCTGTCCACAG ACTCTGCTGAAAATGCCTTTAGCCAGGCTGAAAGCAACAGTGACAAGACTGAAACAGTGACAGTTAATCTGACAGTAGTAGTGATGACCACAATAATGTTTCTGTGTGTCCTCATATCACTGTCCGCCTGTGCCATTCTTTATTTCAAAAAACGAAGATGCAAAACCAACAGCCAAA CACAGTTAAATAGCCGGTTCTCTGTATATTATTCCCATGTTACAGACG GGTTTGATGTCCCATTGTATTCTTTAGTTGAGCACAACACAAGAACAATGACCACCT TTGGCGTTCAAAAATCAGAAGATTCTGCATTTAAACCAGATGACATGTACGAAAAGATAACACTCTGA